The nucleotide window cgccgaatggaccaaatggacagctgtccacagagtaagtgattattttaatcatgacgcatgtatagatcgacccatattatacctgtattcacatagagttgatgttttcatgtgttgcgtgatatctctgcgccgaagtagcagtgcttcgcctgtgcttccccataatatagtcccaagtcaatatctgcataggaaatcgcctagtgttaatctggatcgctatttgtactcgttgtggatacgcaggccacaagaagtaattaggtggggtttttttatttttttgatcacttttactcaggccatgctagctggcaacaaaggattccattcattgtgctaagctaagctaacgccgacccagtcaaactaaaacaatgcatgcactgacacaaaaatgcatttgcccacctatctaaatgtaggaaataatgtgaataagccctatttccaaaaacggtggagtgttcctttaactttCTGTAATAGCTACTTTGTTTCTTCCAGgcgttgagtttttcttttcttctaagATACGTATGTTTATACGAGTGTGAGTACGTATGTGTTTTAAGTTAGTTTTGGTCAGTCGAATTAACTACAGTTACTTGTATGGACAATTATGCCGCCGCCCATGTGGTAATGTGGTTCCAGCAGTAGGTAGCAAAATCTACGACAAGACTGATCAGTATAACTTGTATTGTTTTCTAACTAAACCGAATGATGATACCAGTAACGTTaggttgttttcatttgtttgttccgACACGCACGCTGCTAGTCTAGTTCAGAGTGTTAGCTAACACATGCTGTTTCGCCTTTTTTACACTGTTCAAGCATGTTGAAATGTGTATAGCTTCAGTACGTAGCAAAAGCTTTACATCTAGTGTTTTCTTACAAAACTAACGTTGTATATAGgttgtttaaatgattttgtttgtcTGAACAAGTAGCTGCTAGTCCAGTAGCTAGAGTGGCTAGCAATTGTTAGCTAACACATGCTGTTGTGCCTTTGTTACAGTAACTTACACACTGAGGTTAAGCAATGTTGCTAGTTACATTACATGTAGAAATGTAACTAGCTACAGTAGGTATCCAAAGCTTTACAtctagaaagacttcagtataactTAAATTATTTGGTGTTTTCTAACAAAGCAGAATGAtggttgtttaaattattttgtttgtcaGATCAAAGTATGCTGCTAGTTCAGTTCACAATGTATCTACAGTGACTAGCAAGTGTTCGCTAGCACGTGCTGTTGCTACTGTACTTCTAGGATTTAAGGGGATTATGATGAGTTATTTATCTGAAGTGCTGTACTTTTTATGTTTGAGGACAGTGCTGTTCACTTGAATCACTACACTGAatgagtacattttattttttaacaatttcacTGTTCCACGTTtggctgatctttttttttttgtttttttttctacagcatAGCTACTGTATATTCCTAACGTTAACAATGTGGTTTTGTTCACATTTTCTTGCAGATACCTTGACCGGAGCATAACTGGTTAACTTCACACAAGAGACCTACTGTTGGACAATCGTTTTGGCTTTAAAGGTAAATGCATTGTTAGTTACAATGTCTAGTTACTGGGCCAAAAGGAGACGAATATTGAAAGGAGTTGAGAGGGACAAACAGGAAATTGCAGCTGCAAACGATGCTCTACTTGCTGTTATTCCTGACTTTGACCAAGTAAATCCTCCTGTAAATGAACATCAACATGGAATGGCTTCAACAAGCCATGGACAAACTGTAACCCCTGAAGCACAGGAAATAACTGTTGATGAGGTGTATGAACCTAGTGAAATTTTTTCCTCAAGCACAGAAGAtagtgaggaggaagaggattgCCTAAGGACACAATTGGCAGGGTGGGCTATTGACAACATGATCCCCCATGTGGCACTGGGTAAGCTTTTAACCATTTTGTCCAAGGATCATCCAACCCTTCCTAAAGACCCAAGAACCCTTCTGAAAACAGTGACTTGTGTTAAAACAACAGAACTCTCAGGTGGTGTATACCATCACTCTGGAATTGAAAGTGGAATACTATCACAGTTTTTAGTGTCTCCTGAATTGCAGAAGTTGACGTCAGTTTCAATGCAAGTTAATGTTGATGGACTTCCACTTTTCAAAAGCTCAAATGCCCAGTTCTGGCCAGTTCTTGGTTTAATTGAGCAATACGTGTGTAATGTCCAACAAAACAAACTTCCATTTGTCATTGGTCTCTATTATGGGAAGAAGAAGCCAAGCAGCCTTCACTTTTTGAATCCTTTTGTAGAAGAGGCACAGCGACTTGAAGCGGAAGGAGTTCTGTTTGAAAGGAGAGCACTTCCTttcaaaatatcaacatttatctGTGACGCCCCTGCTCGTGCACTTGTTCGAAATGTGAAAGGTCACAGTGGATATTATGGGTGTGACAAGTGTGTTCAAAAGGGGGTCCACTACGAGAACAGGATGACCTTTCCTCAAACAGATTCTGCTCCAAGATTAGACCATGCAGTCCGTGATGAACTTTCTGATGACAGTCATCAGTGTGGAGAAACGCCATTGGCATTGTTGTCTGTTGGTTTGGTCACCCAGTTCCCACTGGATTATATGCATCTGGTATGCCTTGGAGTGACAAGAAAGTTGTTGCATCTTTGGCTAAAGGGACGGCGGCTGACAAGATTTTCGCCCAGCATGGTAAAAGAGCTCTCCAGAGTACTCCTGACCTTCACACCTCATGTTCCGTGCGAGTTCAACAGGAAGCAACGATCCATGGAAGATGTTGAGCGTTGGAAAGCTACAGAATTCAGGCAGTTCCTCTTGTACACTGGACCAGTCAGCTTAAAAGGCCTTGTACCAACTCAAGTGTACAACAACTTCATGCTGCTTTCAGTTGGCATCACCATCCTACTGAATGTGTCCCTGTGTGCTGACCTTGCAGACTATGCACACAGAATATTGGTTCTCTTTGTTGATCACTGCAGCAAGCTTTATGGAAAAGAACATGTGACATACAACATGCATGGATTGGTGCACCTGAGCCAAGATGCCAAAAAGTATGGCGTCCTTGATAACATATCATGCTTCCCATTTGAAAACTTCCTTGGGTGTCTGAAGAAACTGTTGCGCAAGCCTGCACAACCACTGGAGCAGGTTGTTCGCCGATTGTCAGAGAGAAGTCAGCACAGAAGAACAAACATCTCCAAAACAAGGTCCTTGAGAGAGCACAACCATGGACCACTTCTCAACGGTCTTTCTGTGAAAAAGCAGTATGAGGAGTGTTACTTTCAAGACTTTGTTGTGAAACGTTCAGAGGGAGACAACTGTGTCCTGTTGGAAAATAAAGACATAGTTGTTATACAGAATGTCGTAGTTGATGAAATGGACAACACTTTGCTCATCTACAAGAGGTTCCGGAACATGGTCGATTTCTTCACTTACCCTGTGGAATCTTCCAAGCTAGGCATTTTTCATTTATCTGGCCTGTCAGAAACACTCCGCTTTACCCATATAGCAAATGTGCAGAAGAAATATTATCTTCTTCCTTGCCTGGATGGAAAGGCTGGTTTTCCGTTGATCCACTTGTAAAAATGACTGCTTTTTTTGAAGGGgtgagaatttaatttattttgcctGGAAATTAATCAATTTTTACTTTATGCACGTTTTTCTTCTATTTTAGATGCTGTTTGCCATTGTTCAGTTTATTGATGAGGAGGATCAGCCATTTGCAGTGGTTCCGCAAGTGTGGCTCAGCGAGGGCATGTGCTATTGGCCCCCATTTAACCTCCGCAAAAAAGACAAAGGCAACAATTTAGCCATCCGCTGCACGCCTCCACACAGCACCTGGGAGAAACATCATTTTAAGTTTATGAAGGGAGCAGGTAAATGGTTCTGACTTATGCATTTGATTTTCCTGCATTTCATCTGTGtattttctttgtctgtttaTGGTGGATAACTGACTTTCATTCATTATTCCCTGCTCTAGAATGTTGGCAAGAGGCGATGAGATATTTGGTGCGCTTCCAAACAGGTTCTAGCGTTGAAACGACGGACGATgacaagaagagaaagagaaagagaatctCAAATTCCAAGTACAGACCCCAGGCCTCTTCTGATGAAGAGGAGTCTAGTCTTCCAGATGCACCAGCAGTGCTGTCGTTTGGACAACCTCTTTTGAGCTTTGAAAACATTGTTCCTGGTAACAAGGTTTCAGTGCTGCCCGATGCTCCAGAAGTTGCATCGATTCCAGAAAACCAGGAAAATGTTGTACCATCTGTAGACTTCAGAGGTGGTATGTAAAATTGCTGTGACGCTTGATTTGTGATCCTGCCACTAAACTATACCCTTTGTTagattttcaaatttctgtttcCTCTTTCTCAGAACCAGGTTTCTCCCCAGAAATTCAGACTCCACTTCACAGAGCCAAGAGTTTGAGTACAAGTAAGTGATGTTATTTGTGACGTTTTTTTGTCTTGGAAACTATTGCTTCTATTTAAGATAAGGAATCCTTTAATCataa belongs to Carassius auratus strain Wakin unplaced genomic scaffold, ASM336829v1 scaf_tig00017026, whole genome shotgun sequence and includes:
- the LOC113075387 gene encoding uncharacterized protein LOC113075387 isoform X1 → MIPHVALGKLLTILSKDHPTLPKDPRTLLKTVTCVKTTELSGGVYHHSGIESGILSQFLVSPELQKLTSVSMQVNVDGLPLFKSSNAQFWPVLGLIEQYVCNVQQNKLPFVIGLYYGKKKPSSLHFLNPFVEEAQRLEAEGVLFERRALPFKISTFICDAPARALVRNVKGHSGYYGCDKCVQKGVHYENRMTFPQTDSAPRLDHAVRDELSDDSHQCGETPLALLSVGLVTQFPLDYMHLVCLGVTRKLLHLWLKGRRLTRFSPSMVKELSRVLLTFTPHVPCEFNRKQRSMEDVERWKATEFRQFLLYTGPVSLKGLVPTQVYNNFMLLSVGITILLNVSLCADLADYAHRILVLFVDHCSKLYGKEHVTYNMHGLVHLSQDAKKYGVLDNISCFPFENFLGCLKKLLRKPAQPLEQVVRRLSERSQHRRTNISKTRSLREHNHGPLLNGLSVKKQYEECYFQDFVVKRSEGDNCVLLENKDIVVIQNVVVDEMDNTLLIYKRFRNMVDFFTYPVESSKLGIFHLSGLSETLRFTHIANVQKKYYLLPCLDGKAGFPLIHL